The following DNA comes from Solea senegalensis isolate Sse05_10M linkage group LG10, IFAPA_SoseM_1, whole genome shotgun sequence.
TGCCGCTTTCCCACTAAATGGTCCTGTCTCGCCTCATCGAGGTCCgattggttttccattacaatatagttcctcctcaacgtaggcggagtcatcacagcacggctccACAAAACCGcagtgacttcgttttatatgtgacacacacagactcatgaCTTGCAaagcagttaattaaaaatatttgtgcaGTACtgacagtcactggactgaaatacagcgacAGGGGAGGATCCGcgaggctttcagcagtgctgtcgctaaatacacctctgttaaatattgagattttagacatttcctttgcgcacgttttcaggattgttaggTCTTTTGAACAGATCTACAGTtgggcattgttcggcttgatttttgAGCCAGACATCTTGCTCATTCTTCTTCCTGTGATGACACTCTGATCAGTTGCCCCAGCAGTCCGAcgatgtcacgcatagtatTGGCTCGGCTCACtcaaaaaagtaccaggtactatcgttgagggaaaagcaaaataaccgagccgagccgagtcgagtcgagtcgcacttgggaccatgtagtggaataAGACTACTGAAGGCCTCTCAATTACAAGAtatctcagaaaaaaaaacacgtagTGCAGTACATCCTTGTCTGTCCTCCTCTGCAAGTCAAAAACATTCCTAACAATGAAGGCAGCTCTGAAAGATGCATATAATCAGAATTTACTTAGGAGTTGAgaaacactaataataatcagtGTTTGTAATCTTTCACATGCAGCTACTGTGCTTCACTTACGCttttattcatacattcacaAAGGAAACCAAGGCAATTGCAAGGAGTCTGTGAGGTGATCGGGACAGAGTGAGAGTCTCATAGTacctccttttttcttcttttttttcacctgagTTTTAAGATAGAAGGAACAGAAAAATagtagtaaaaacaaaaaatcttgtCTCTTCGTCATAAATTTACAGCTCTACAGTCAGTGAACAAGAGGAGCAatggcctttaaaaaaaaatccatattttcACTCCTCAAAGAGGAAAAGGACGTGTCCCCTGTGTGAGGCAGGTTGAACTAGTGGTTAAAAATACTGCTCTTCTGATGGAGTCACACATGACAGAATGCAGCCGTTCTGCTAATGTGTGCTGGGGTGAATTCATTCCAGTTCCACAGAGCATTTTTGTTCCTGACCTCAGTGAGCTCTGCGTGGAGAGGActcaaaaacatttcacagcATCATCAACAGATAAGTAATTCCAGCTGCCTGCTTGGATCTTCCAGTCCAAATGTGGGCAAAATGGAGTTTACgttcttgtttttctccagaATATCATGTAAAGTTGGCCGTGGAGCAAAGAGTCCTCATTGTAGTCTCTGCCTAACCCGCCTGCACGACTTCATCTTCCTTTCTGCTCGTGACTTTGTCTGGATGCTCTTCATTAGTAACATGTCTGAAAGGAGAACAGTTAATCGTTGAGCAcatttatgaacacatttggTAGCAAAATGTTAAACCTACGaatgattaaaaatagaaaaatgctAAAATAGTGTTACACTCACATGTCACACTCCCTGTTTACTGCTAGGGCCTCGAGGAGCAGCCATCATTTGTTGCCTGTAAACACAGACGCATATGCCAATGTTCACACTGCtgttaataacaacaatgaacCCATTGAGATAATTCTTAGCTCTCTAGTTTGAGTATGTTTTagtttacttacttatttatctaaacatgttttttaactgCCTATTTTGCCTGATCAACACTGTACATTGTTTGACAGGTGCGTCACTGATCTGCTGCATCTTGCCGCTGTGTTTTATATAGGGTTTCCTTTAAAATTGCTATAATGTACTTCTTAATATGCCGTGCGTCAGCGGTCCTGCAAATATTCCACAATAAATGTCTTGCTGAATGGAATGCTAGAGATTTTACTGTGAAAGGGGTTAGAAAGTGTTTGTGACATAATGGACACATACAGACATCCAAACAGATAATTTTAACCGTCTATTTTGACTGTACACAGCTTTGCAGCCAGTGTGCCAGGCCTTATGCAGCCCCTCGGTTGCGCAGGTGACCAAAACGAGTGATATGAGCTGAGGCCTCTTTGAGGTATGTTGGTCATAAGTCAAGAGAGTTGTGGGGCAGTGCACCCAGCGACAACTCATTCGTGTCTTATCAGTGTGAAGGTCCTTAAACTGAAGAAATAAGTAACTGGTAATtagacatttgttttaaagcaacaaTCTAATCAGAAACACCAGAGTGGACGGCACTAACATCTGCAGCAACAACGATTACAGCAGGAAGTCTGTGTTCACTCATTACTTGCATATCGTGGAACATAAGAGAGGATTTATTCTTTCAATAATAAATCACAAAGAATTAATGTAAGAATGTAAGTTCACCCTGGGAGTAGGAAGTGTTCTGGTGCCCGGAATCTCTGCTGAATCATCATGCCTTGGTAGTGCCCTGCAGGGTGTGGATTCTGGTACATTGCCATGCGTGTCTGACCTGGGCTGTACGGCAGCTGCTGAGGCCGCTGCAGAGCCTCCATTAGGTGTGGGTGAGGTCTCTGGCCAGCATAGCGTCCTGGATCTGGGTATGGCTGGCAAGGGTACGGGCTTCCATTTCCAACTCCTCGGGCATGTGACATCACATGTGGTAGAGGGGCACCCCCTTGCTGCACCCCAGGGTGCAAGGCACGCGAGTTGTACATAAAGCCAGGCGACATATGTGAAGCTGAGGCGGGCGGGTGTAGCTGTTGAGGCGGCTGAGGGCCACGGTGGCGGGCAGCAGCATTATGGCTGTCCAGGTCCAGGATTTCTTTTGGGCTTTCGGGATGGTCTGAGCTCTCATTATGAACTGGActgccaccactgctgctgcctctgctcgCCTGTGACCTGCTTTCCACCTTTCCCTCCTCTGAGCCACCAGAGTTTGGCCCTGCTTCGGCCATAGGGCCAGGAGACAGCAAGGCAGCCCCACTGGAACCCTCAGAGCCCATAGGTGACACACTGCTCTCCTTTGACTGACTGTTGCCTCTGGCACTGCCCACAGGTAGGTAGGCATTAGATGCCATTTGATGGTGTGGTTGATAAGGTGACCGATGCCACTCCTCTGGGGGATAACCCCGTCTATTATTAGCCTGGCCATGGGTCTGAGCTTGCGGATGGTGCTGGGGGTAGTAGTGTTGCTGCTGGTACTGATGAGGTGGGTACATGTTGGGATGAGCCTGAGGGTGCTGTTGACCAGGCATGTGGTAGGGGTAAGCAGTCCCTCCCTGCTGGTGGTAGGAGGGGTGGTGAGCAGGAAGGGGGTTCATGGTCTGGTTGTGATAAGAGTGGTGCACAGATGGAGGCATGGATCTCGTCATGTTTGTCTGGTTGTAGTGTGGATGCTGAGGGTTCCCCATGCTGTAAGGACCCATGGTTCCATTTACATGGTCTTGGGAGTGGGGAGGCATAGCTGGGTTGTGACCAGGTGAAGACCCTCTCGGAGTCTGCAAACCTGTGTTACTACCTACCAGTTGGGCTTGGTGGTGACTGGGGCTGAAACCCTGATGTTTATAAATACCACTTGGAGGCCCAGATTTCATTACGGTGTGCTGTGGAGCAGTAGTGGTACCCTCTGTGTCTGCTCTACTTGTAGGCTCACTGGGTCTTTGATTACCGTGGTCTGCAGGACTAGGCTGTGAGGGGAACAGTGGAGCAGGATGACTGGGTGGTAAAGACGTGAGAGGAGCTGGCTGAGGTGGTCCAGGCTGGGCTCCTTGTGTGGAACTCTGAGGCATCCCGTGCATGGGGCTGTTCTGTGTGGGATGTTGGAGGGAGATGCTTTGCTGGACATGATGTGGagaattgtgttgttgtgcatcTTGGCTCATCAGCTGTGGAGAGCTAGAGGGGGGGCATTGAGAGGGGACTCTCTGGGTTGCCTGagattgctgctgctgtttttgaatGTTCTGCTGGTGCTCGCTTTGCTGCTGTGGTGCATTCAGCATGTGTGGCAAGTTGTCCTGCTGAGTAGAATTCTGAGATCCTGGTACATGCAATGGAAGGGCATTCCGGGGAAGAAGTGCAGGGCCTGGAGCGTTTTGTATGTGTTCTGTACGCTGAGAAGGATTTGGTGGAGAAAAATCTGTGGAACTGTCGTGACTTGTGTCAGTATGCGGTGAAACAGTAGGGGCACTATTGAGTTGAGGAGGACAGTGGCTGGCAGACTGTCTGTGGTCATCTACATCCGGCTTGTGGCTCGCTGTTGAACTCTGTGAGAGCTCTGGTCCAGAAGAATTTTCTTGTGATTTGCCTGACTTGGGGGTCGGGGGGCTCTGCATTCCCTCTGCTGCCCCAGTGTGGTGTCCTGTGGGACTAGGATTGGGTGGGTGCTCTTGATTAATTGACAAAGTGTTCTCTTGTGATTGAGCTCCTTCAGAAATGTTGTTGGGCAACATTTTGTTCTCTGATGTGCCTGTGAACAAACAGATTTCATATTAAAAGGATTACACAGGGGAGTGTGGCATTCATGTTTAACTCACAGTAATTCCTGCAAAAACAGAAtggtataaaaacaacaagtgagGAGTTCATTCATGctactaaaaaaataatatatttttttaaatccctaGCAGCTTTACAGACATCCTGTTTTATTCCTTTGTAGTGAAGGTGATTTGTAAGACTGGTAGTGGAGCTTTACTAACAGCAACCAACAAATGATTTTAGTTAACTCGCAAATTTCAATCAATTAAATTTTGCAACAACACAGTGGGACAAGGGAGTGTTCTGTGCTGGTTaacaaatgaacacacttcAACCTAGAACTGCTGGTGAAATATTACAAGAGAAGGTCAGGTCTACCTTTGGgctgcatgtctgtctgttggCAGGCCTGGCTGTCTGGCCCATTGTCTGTAGCAGGACGCAGCAGCTGAACCTCAGGGGCAGGGGGAGGCTGTTGAGAAGGGTGAGCTGGGATGCTGCCAATTCCTGATGGGGGCCCAGACTGCTGAAAGTTGCCCATGTGCTGATGAGGGGCACCGGCAGGGGGTCGAGAAGAAGCTGACAGCTGCTGCAGGGCAAGCATCTCAGGGCTTTCCAGCATTGAAGCCAAGCGTGTCCTGTTAATGGAGTCTTGGTGGGGAGCGGGGCGTGAGGACATGGACCCCTGGGAGCTGACCCCTGAAGACATTTGATAGTGGGCATTGGGATGTGGGTGTGGGTATCCTGCAGCTTCTGGCCATGGTTTATGCCCTGCTGGAGGTGGAACCCCTCCATAAGTGAAGTTGTGCTGGTTGACTCTGTTGGGATCTTGCATGTGTATCCCATTTGGTCTCTCTTGTTGATTCATACTAGTCCACATGTTGGAAAGATTCATGCCAGGCGGCCTCAAGCCAGGGTAGTTGTGCTGAGTTGGTCTATCTGGTCCTGGGAACCTGTTGCCCATTTGGTGCATGGTGTGGCCCTCTGCATGGTGGTGGGATGGGTACATGCTTGCTTCAGGAGGAGGTCCAGGCTGTAGGGCCATGGGACGTGGGCCCAGAGATGGACCGTGAGTTGGACCCATGTAagggtgctgctgctggtgtggaGGTGGCTGCTGGTTTGGATCTGGGCCCATTGGATACCTCGGACCCATATGATGTCCTTCAACCATGCGatgctaagaaaaaaaaaagaaaagtaaattgGGGGCTTTGATCAGTATACCTGTACATCAGTCTGCCGTCAAGATTCAAGGTGTAACAGAGTCCGTACtaatacatatatctatatagagcaccacatatttaaatatacattgtGTACACAAACAAGCATAAAAATATACATCTACATATATTACAGACATGCAtgaaaacaaagtaaagaagAACAGACATGACACTTTCCTCTCATGTCACACAAATTCACATTATGTCATGTAGTGTGATAATACCAAACATATTGAATCTGTAGCTCTCGTTTGGGACAATGAATACAATGACCACCTCCTTTTCTGGCTCTCCTGTTGTTCTCTGAAGTAGACACTGGAAATGCTGCCCAACACTAAGTTTTGTGGAGCCACAATTATGAAAAGTGTTGAGTGACTTAATAAGGCTTAAGATCTTTTGTACAGAAAGTACAAATATGATTCACATTACTGGAAAATAATGAAAGATTAAGCTAATTCAGACTGTTGGCTAAAtacatatgaaataaatatgaaaaaagggAGTAATAATCATTTAAGCACCTATCTAAACATCTATTACAATAATTCATACCTGCATGTTAAAGTTACGGGGAAAGTGGTTCAAGTTGGGGTCTCCATGCCTGGAAATGTGAGCTGGGTAAGCAAAGCGAGGATCCATAGCCATTCTTTGGGCATACATATGTGGGCCAGGATGACGGAGCTGTCAAGACAGAAAGAATTCACTGATTTCAAActtcaaacagaaaaaagatTAAGGTGCtattaaaacaatttcaaaaacatcaaaaagaattattttttttaaagcagttgtCCTGTCAATACCTGTTGGCCTGGGTGGTACATGCCTCTCATGTCTCCTTCGTGGATACGTTGTTGGCTTGGCGGCAGACTGTGAGGGTGAGGGGGGCCATTGGTCCAGTGTGGAGGAAGCAGTGGCCGTGTCAGCTTGttgtcctcttcctctgagGGCGAGATGCCCTTG
Coding sequences within:
- the LOC122775441 gene encoding cat eye syndrome critical region protein 2 isoform X1, with amino-acid sequence MSQGCMISVEEIQSWWEVPAIAHFCSLFRTAFNLPDFEIEELEKALSEQDLDFLGDLIACLLQGCYQRNDITPEAFSRYLEDIISYRWELEEGKPNPLREGPFENLPPRTQVELLHRLCDYRLDAADVFDLLKGLDADSLRVEPLGQDGNGALYWYFYGTRMYKEEPVRKRKASKISECSELSLPEKKKRGRPPKKRTLDEPHLSDVEKDVSEDKSENALEESPPCKAGHKRGTWSLVCDTEEEWVRLAESIKDNTSPQDRHLHRVITQNFLPEIRSMIEHKEREHKQKLLDPPPLPTSQRFSEKNIQQEDEDGLKAVTEEERKKDEELDRQVLLAEQRQEEERRLQEERQREKMEKIKAVEERAKRRKMREEKAWLLSQGKELPPELLNLEPSSPVHRTRRNKDFYEIDDDYTALYKVLEVLKSHKDAWPFLEPVDDSYAPNYHELIQTPMDLSTIEKKLNEGDYIAKEEFVADVKLMFENCVEYNGEDSEYTIMAESLERCFSRALLKHFPSEDGDTDEEFNIRQEDRERKDKKRNRGNKSLGPESLIKATEQVQRKRNSQGGKGISPSEEEDNKLTRPLLPPHWTNGPPHPHSLPPSQQRIHEGDMRGMYHPGQQLRHPGPHMYAQRMAMDPRFAYPAHISRHGDPNLNHFPRNFNMQHRMVEGHHMGPRYPMGPDPNQQPPPHQQQHPYMGPTHGPSLGPRPMALQPGPPPEASMYPSHHHAEGHTMHQMGNRFPGPDRPTQHNYPGLRPPGMNLSNMWTSMNQQERPNGIHMQDPNRVNQHNFTYGGVPPPAGHKPWPEAAGYPHPHPNAHYQMSSGVSSQGSMSSRPAPHQDSINRTRLASMLESPEMLALQQLSASSRPPAGAPHQHMGNFQQSGPPSGIGSIPAHPSQQPPPAPEVQLLRPATDNGPDSQACQQTDMQPKGTSENKMLPNNISEGAQSQENTLSINQEHPPNPSPTGHHTGAAEGMQSPPTPKSGKSQENSSGPELSQSSTASHKPDVDDHRQSASHCPPQLNSAPTVSPHTDTSHDSSTDFSPPNPSQRTEHIQNAPGPALLPRNALPLHVPGSQNSTQQDNLPHMLNAPQQQSEHQQNIQKQQQQSQATQRVPSQCPPSSSPQLMSQDAQQHNSPHHVQQSISLQHPTQNSPMHGMPQSSTQGAQPGPPQPAPLTSLPPSHPAPLFPSQPSPADHGNQRPSEPTSRADTEGTTTAPQHTVMKSGPPSGIYKHQGFSPSHHQAQLVGSNTGLQTPRGSSPGHNPAMPPHSQDHVNGTMGPYSMGNPQHPHYNQTNMTRSMPPSVHHSYHNQTMNPLPAHHPSYHQQGGTAYPYHMPGQQHPQAHPNMYPPHQYQQQHYYPQHHPQAQTHGQANNRRGYPPEEWHRSPYQPHHQMASNAYLPVGSARGNSQSKESSVSPMGSEGSSGAALLSPGPMAEAGPNSGGSEEGKVESRSQASRGSSSGGSPVHNESSDHPESPKEILDLDSHNAAARHRGPQPPQQLHPPASASHMSPGFMYNSRALHPGVQQGGAPLPHVMSHARGVGNGSPYPCQPYPDPGRYAGQRPHPHLMEALQRPQQLPYSPGQTRMAMYQNPHPAGHYQGMMIQQRFRAPEHFLLPGQQMMAAPRGPSSKQGV
- the LOC122775441 gene encoding cat eye syndrome critical region protein 2 isoform X2, translated to MSQGCMISVEEIQSWWEVPAIAHFCSLFRTAFNLPDFEIEELEKALSEQDLDFLGDLIACLLQGCYQRNDITPEAFSRYLEDIISYRWELEEGKPNPLREGPFENLPPRTQVELLHRLCDYRLDAADVFDLLKGLDADSLRVEPLGQDGNGALYWYFYGTRMYKEEPVRKRKASKISECSELSLPEKKKRGRPPKKRTLDEPHLSDVEKDVSEDKSENALEESPPCKGHKRGTWSLVCDTEEEWVRLAESIKDNTSPQDRHLHRVITQNFLPEIRSMIEHKEREHKQKLLDPPPLPTSQRFSEKNIQQEDEDGLKAVTEEERKKDEELDRQVLLAEQRQEEERRLQEERQREKMEKIKAVEERAKRRKMREEKAWLLSQGKELPPELLNLEPSSPVHRTRRNKDFYEIDDDYTALYKVLEVLKSHKDAWPFLEPVDDSYAPNYHELIQTPMDLSTIEKKLNEGDYIAKEEFVADVKLMFENCVEYNGEDSEYTIMAESLERCFSRALLKHFPSEDGDTDEEFNIRQEDRERKDKKRNRGNKSLGPESLIKATEQVQRKRNSQGGKGISPSEEEDNKLTRPLLPPHWTNGPPHPHSLPPSQQRIHEGDMRGMYHPGQQLRHPGPHMYAQRMAMDPRFAYPAHISRHGDPNLNHFPRNFNMQHRMVEGHHMGPRYPMGPDPNQQPPPHQQQHPYMGPTHGPSLGPRPMALQPGPPPEASMYPSHHHAEGHTMHQMGNRFPGPDRPTQHNYPGLRPPGMNLSNMWTSMNQQERPNGIHMQDPNRVNQHNFTYGGVPPPAGHKPWPEAAGYPHPHPNAHYQMSSGVSSQGSMSSRPAPHQDSINRTRLASMLESPEMLALQQLSASSRPPAGAPHQHMGNFQQSGPPSGIGSIPAHPSQQPPPAPEVQLLRPATDNGPDSQACQQTDMQPKGTSENKMLPNNISEGAQSQENTLSINQEHPPNPSPTGHHTGAAEGMQSPPTPKSGKSQENSSGPELSQSSTASHKPDVDDHRQSASHCPPQLNSAPTVSPHTDTSHDSSTDFSPPNPSQRTEHIQNAPGPALLPRNALPLHVPGSQNSTQQDNLPHMLNAPQQQSEHQQNIQKQQQQSQATQRVPSQCPPSSSPQLMSQDAQQHNSPHHVQQSISLQHPTQNSPMHGMPQSSTQGAQPGPPQPAPLTSLPPSHPAPLFPSQPSPADHGNQRPSEPTSRADTEGTTTAPQHTVMKSGPPSGIYKHQGFSPSHHQAQLVGSNTGLQTPRGSSPGHNPAMPPHSQDHVNGTMGPYSMGNPQHPHYNQTNMTRSMPPSVHHSYHNQTMNPLPAHHPSYHQQGGTAYPYHMPGQQHPQAHPNMYPPHQYQQQHYYPQHHPQAQTHGQANNRRGYPPEEWHRSPYQPHHQMASNAYLPVGSARGNSQSKESSVSPMGSEGSSGAALLSPGPMAEAGPNSGGSEEGKVESRSQASRGSSSGGSPVHNESSDHPESPKEILDLDSHNAAARHRGPQPPQQLHPPASASHMSPGFMYNSRALHPGVQQGGAPLPHVMSHARGVGNGSPYPCQPYPDPGRYAGQRPHPHLMEALQRPQQLPYSPGQTRMAMYQNPHPAGHYQGMMIQQRFRAPEHFLLPGQQMMAAPRGPSSKQGV